A genomic stretch from Longimicrobium sp. includes:
- a CDS encoding DsbA family protein, whose product MTRNQLTSTLVTGVLVTCAVLITAAVVKREFLPSAAAAPGPDPRPRKLENAVALAQTGQVMGRPDAPVKIVEFSDFQCPFCARAQEVIENVRRRHPDRVAVVFRHFPLDAIHPHARTAAMASECAAEQGRFHAYHDALFARQDSIGTRAWEAFAADAGLRDLPAFRQCVDSRRHAAAVERDARVAAELGLEVTPSLIVNGELRPGLPTEEELERWVLAGGR is encoded by the coding sequence ATGACGAGAAATCAGCTCACCTCTACCCTGGTGACCGGCGTGCTGGTCACCTGCGCCGTGCTGATCACGGCGGCGGTGGTCAAACGCGAGTTCCTCCCGTCCGCCGCCGCGGCGCCGGGACCCGACCCGCGGCCCCGGAAGCTGGAGAACGCGGTCGCCCTGGCGCAGACGGGCCAGGTGATGGGCCGCCCCGACGCCCCGGTGAAGATCGTGGAGTTCTCCGACTTCCAGTGCCCGTTCTGTGCCCGCGCGCAGGAGGTCATCGAAAACGTCAGGCGCCGGCACCCGGACCGCGTCGCCGTCGTGTTCCGGCACTTTCCACTGGACGCCATCCACCCGCACGCCCGCACCGCCGCAATGGCGTCGGAATGCGCGGCCGAGCAGGGCCGCTTCCACGCGTACCACGACGCTCTCTTCGCGCGGCAGGACTCCATCGGCACCCGCGCGTGGGAGGCGTTCGCCGCCGACGCGGGGCTGCGCGACCTGCCTGCCTTCCGCCAGTGCGTGGACTCACGCAGGCACGCGGCGGCGGTGGAGCGCGACGCGCGGGTGGCAGCCGAGCTGGGGCTGGAGGTTACCCCGTCCCTCATCGTGAACGGGGAGCTGCGCCCCGGCCTGCCCACGGAGGAAGAGCTTGAGCGCTGGGTGCTCGCCGGCGGGCGCTGA
- a CDS encoding NAD(P)/FAD-dependent oxidoreductase: protein MSAGCSPAGADQARAADGEGQLSRRAFLHHAAALAAAAWAAGCRDGAAAATAPSSVEILVVGAGLAGLAAARELERSGHEVLVLEARGRPGGRVLTLREPFDDGLYAEAGAVFVPAHHHHTITFAREHGVPLVPAFDRRRAGSQWFHVAGRLVRADPEGRVPWPLPLPPAEQGMSPGALQERYLGPLIQRLGDPAHPSWPSEAALAYDVLSLADLLRREGASENAITIARLGYLDEWGDGIDYISALGMLRDLAINGRGHDTFSVQGGTDRLPRAMAARLAERIRYGAAVTAIRRRRRGVDVEYVEGGTLRAVRARRLVCAIPFPALRTVRASPPWTAGKQAAIHGLPSTSVTRVYLQVGRRFWDEDAPASTPTDLPIMLAAEASRGQPGERGILEAFITGARAREVERMAPADRVSFAAGHMERIYPGLRRHLERGASYAWDGDPWSRGDYAWFRPGQVRRFLPHLATPEGRVHFAGDHTSTSPGWMNGALESGLRAADEITNDAG from the coding sequence TTGAGCGCTGGGTGCTCGCCGGCGGGCGCTGACCAGGCGCGGGCGGCGGACGGTGAGGGCCAGCTCAGCCGCCGCGCGTTCCTCCACCATGCCGCGGCGCTGGCCGCGGCAGCCTGGGCGGCGGGGTGCAGGGACGGGGCGGCCGCCGCGACGGCCCCGAGTTCGGTGGAGATCCTGGTGGTGGGCGCGGGGCTGGCCGGGTTGGCCGCGGCACGGGAGCTGGAGCGGAGCGGGCACGAGGTGCTGGTCCTGGAGGCGCGCGGGCGGCCCGGCGGACGGGTGCTGACGCTGCGGGAGCCCTTCGACGACGGGCTGTACGCCGAGGCGGGCGCGGTCTTCGTGCCCGCGCACCACCATCACACGATCACCTTCGCGCGCGAGCACGGAGTGCCGCTCGTTCCCGCGTTCGACCGGCGCCGCGCGGGGAGCCAGTGGTTCCACGTGGCGGGCCGGCTCGTCCGCGCGGATCCGGAGGGACGCGTTCCATGGCCGCTGCCGCTTCCCCCCGCCGAGCAGGGCATGTCGCCCGGCGCGCTCCAGGAGCGGTATCTCGGGCCGCTGATCCAGCGCCTGGGCGACCCGGCGCATCCCTCGTGGCCGAGCGAAGCGGCGCTGGCGTACGATGTGTTGAGCCTCGCCGATCTGCTGCGCCGCGAGGGGGCCTCGGAGAACGCGATCACGATCGCGCGGCTGGGCTACCTGGACGAGTGGGGCGACGGGATCGACTACATATCCGCCCTGGGAATGCTGCGCGACCTCGCGATCAACGGGCGCGGCCACGACACGTTCTCCGTCCAGGGCGGAACCGACCGGCTGCCTCGCGCCATGGCGGCCCGGCTGGCGGAACGGATCCGCTACGGCGCCGCGGTCACCGCCATCCGTCGGCGCCGCAGGGGCGTGGACGTGGAGTACGTCGAAGGGGGCACCCTGCGAGCGGTGAGGGCACGGCGGCTGGTTTGCGCGATCCCCTTCCCCGCGTTGCGCACCGTCCGGGCATCTCCCCCGTGGACGGCGGGGAAGCAGGCCGCCATCCACGGACTGCCCTCGACCTCGGTGACGCGCGTGTACCTGCAGGTTGGACGCCGGTTCTGGGACGAGGACGCCCCCGCAAGCACGCCGACGGACCTGCCCATCATGCTGGCAGCCGAAGCCAGCCGCGGCCAGCCGGGCGAGCGCGGCATCCTGGAAGCGTTCATCACCGGCGCGCGGGCGCGGGAGGTGGAACGAATGGCGCCAGCAGACCGCGTCTCGTTCGCGGCCGGGCACATGGAGCGCATCTACCCCGGGCTGCGGCGGCACTTGGAGCGCGGCGCGTCGTACGCCTGGGACGGCGACCCGTGGTCCCGGGGCGACTACGCCTGGTTCCGCCCCGGGCAGGTGCGACGCTTCCTTCCGCACCTGGCCACGCCCGAGGGCCGCGTGCACTTCGCGGGCGACCACACCTCCACCTCGCCCGGGTGGATGAACGGTGCGCTGGAGTCCGGGCTCCGCGCCGCGGACGAGATCACGAATGACGCCGGGTGA